One genomic region from Flagellimonas oceani encodes:
- a CDS encoding OmpA family protein has product MTTKKIIQILTIICIAQVGLAQENKIKKANEEFFNYDYIDARKIYLSVVEDGYTSAQIFKKLGDTYYFNSEYGEAAVWYVKLVETYPDEVGADYYYRAAQSLKSIGKMEESRSLMQKYTASSGESSYNWESFQELANTSSNQYQVINITEGMDGSDFGPSYFGSKIVFASSSINTEGSKIHDWNGLPYLDLFEAELGEDGKLIQIKKLEGDVNSPYHESSAVFTKDGKTIYFTRNNYINGKKKRGKQRLVSLKIYKATLKEDNTWGNVVELPFNNHSYSTAHPALNPEENRLYFSSNREGGLGSSDLWYVDILANGTYGAPVNLGPQINTSERETFPFVSDDNKLFFSSDGHLGLGGLDIFMVPLGQINKESIKNLGQPINSNQDDFGFIINEKAKVGYLSSNRDGQGGSSFDDIYLVAENCNPVFYGAITDAKTGEPLQGSTVYLLDKDNKVVSQQVTEANGNYKFEEDIDCNNQYVVRASNDEKEYLPQEKVVTTPEGAMMLQVNIALTPPDCPVNDLGCRLDLQPIYFDFDKHNIRPDAEVELAKILQAMKQYPQLNIHIESHTDSRGDDNYNMQLSERRAKSTLEWLVEKGIDRKRLTSKGYGESQLINNCSNGEKCSEEAHQLNRRSMFIIK; this is encoded by the coding sequence ATGACCACAAAAAAAATCATTCAAATCCTTACCATTATATGTATAGCGCAGGTTGGCCTTGCACAAGAAAACAAGATTAAAAAGGCGAACGAAGAATTTTTTAATTATGACTATATCGATGCCCGAAAAATATATTTGAGCGTCGTCGAGGACGGTTATACCTCTGCACAGATCTTTAAAAAATTGGGCGACACCTATTACTTTAATAGTGAATATGGCGAAGCTGCTGTTTGGTATGTCAAATTGGTAGAAACCTATCCAGATGAGGTCGGCGCCGATTACTATTACAGAGCCGCACAGAGCTTAAAAAGTATTGGTAAAATGGAAGAGTCCAGATCCTTGATGCAGAAATATACAGCATCTTCCGGGGAGTCCTCCTATAATTGGGAATCTTTTCAAGAATTGGCCAATACAAGCAGTAATCAATACCAAGTCATAAACATTACGGAGGGTATGGATGGGTCGGATTTTGGGCCTTCCTACTTTGGAAGCAAGATCGTATTTGCTTCTTCTTCCATAAATACCGAAGGCAGTAAAATACACGATTGGAACGGACTACCCTACCTAGATCTGTTTGAAGCAGAACTGGGCGAGGACGGTAAATTGATCCAAATAAAAAAATTGGAAGGCGACGTAAATTCCCCCTATCACGAATCCTCTGCAGTGTTCACCAAAGATGGCAAAACCATTTACTTTACCCGGAACAATTACATTAACGGTAAAAAGAAACGGGGCAAGCAACGATTGGTGAGCCTTAAGATCTACAAGGCCACATTAAAGGAGGATAACACTTGGGGCAATGTGGTGGAACTTCCCTTTAACAACCATTCCTATTCAACTGCCCATCCTGCGCTAAACCCAGAAGAAAACCGTTTATATTTTTCTTCCAACAGAGAAGGGGGGCTTGGGTCTTCCGACCTTTGGTATGTGGATATTCTGGCAAATGGAACTTATGGAGCGCCCGTAAATCTGGGACCACAGATCAATACATCGGAGAGGGAGACTTTTCCTTTTGTCAGCGACGACAATAAACTCTTTTTTTCCAGTGATGGTCATTTGGGGCTGGGTGGTTTGGATATATTCATGGTGCCGCTGGGTCAAATAAATAAGGAGTCCATCAAAAATCTGGGACAGCCTATAAATTCAAACCAAGATGATTTTGGGTTTATTATAAACGAAAAAGCAAAAGTGGGATATCTTTCCTCAAATCGGGACGGCCAAGGAGGCAGCAGTTTCGATGATATTTATCTTGTTGCCGAAAACTGTAACCCTGTTTTTTATGGGGCCATTACCGATGCCAAAACCGGAGAACCACTTCAAGGTTCCACCGTATACTTATTGGACAAGGACAACAAGGTAGTATCCCAGCAGGTTACCGAAGCTAACGGCAACTATAAATTTGAAGAGGACATAGATTGCAATAATCAATACGTAGTAAGGGCATCCAATGACGAGAAAGAATACTTGCCACAAGAAAAAGTGGTCACAACTCCGGAAGGTGCTATGATGCTGCAAGTAAACATCGCCCTTACCCCACCCGATTGCCCTGTCAACGATTTGGGATGCAGATTAGATCTACAGCCCATCTACTTTGATTTTGACAAGCATAACATCCGTCCGGATGCAGAGGTGGAATTGGCCAAAATATTACAGGCCATGAAGCAATATCCACAATTGAACATCCATATAGAATCCCACACCGATTCCAGAGGGGACGACAATTACAATATGCAGCTATCCGAAAGAAGGGCCAAATCTACCCTTGAATGGCTTGTTGAAAAAGGAATTGACCGTAAAAGATTGACTTCTAAAGGCTATGGAGAATCACAATTGATCAACAACTGTTCCAATGGTGAAAAATGCTCGGAAGAAGCCCATCAATTGAACCGTAGATCGATGTTTATAATTAAATAA